The genomic stretch cccattttaggcctaactctctttggctcttattagtatatatatatatatatatatatatatatatatatatatatatatatatatatatgcttaactacttgttcatgaacatgtgcgtaaacattattaaacgaatacTAAACTAACTTGTTCGTCAACAttacgaacacaaacgagcttgttcatgaGCTCCTAGCAAACGAGTCTACATCTGTTTAGACTCTGTTTGTTTATGAACTGAactctaaaatttgttcatttatgtttgtttactTTAATAAACGGACATAAACGAACCCTTATCGAGCAAAGATGCGAACACGAACACGTGTAATTCaccgaaagctctgttcgctaactaATACAAGAAGGAAGATAACTAAAACTAGTAATGAAATGAGACTGAGAATTTGTTGCCTTTGCAAGGACATGTGTCAATATATTCGCTGAATTTCCGAATGAAATGGTAGGACATGACTCAAAGTGCCTAGCCAATTTGCGACACTCATTAATGGTACACCCAGCATAAGAATGGTCGGGTAATGGGAATTAGTTTAGAAGATTACAGACGTTTTGAGTCTTTTGACAATCTCTTCTTTTTAATCATGAAAGGGCTTCTTTTACTGCTAAAGCTTCTGCTAGGTGCGAGTCATTCAGACATTTGATCGGGCCGTTTATCGCGCCTAGGAACTCACCGTTACTAGTCAAGAGGATTGCTAGCTTCAAAGGAGGCTTGCTTAGTGTTTGTGGATACTGCTGCGCCAACTTGGCATATTACCGTGCTGGTAGAGACCGATGAGTTTGGTTGCGATTCCGGTGGGGAAGGTTCATGTATGGTTCGTCTGTTTGCTCAATCTGTTTCCTGTTGGAGACTGGGTTGCTGTCGCTACCTCACTGATATGGAAATGTTTATTCTCCTAGACGTGGGTGTTGCGAGCCTTCCATAGAGACCAAAGAATTGCCACCACCTTCATGCATTAGCCAAGAGCTGAAACTTCCACTAGGTACAAAAGGTTGCATGATGGTAGGCTAGTTAGTCCAAATTGTAGAAGTGTTGCCACAGTGCATGAATAGATGCTCCATTGTTTCCGCTTCTGAATTACACAGAGGGCAGGTTGCATCAAGATCAACTCCCAAATTCGTctctcaaaaaataataaacaaagtaaaacaattaaaaaatagaaaacagggTTAGTAAACAAGCCCTTAGACTCCTAAATTTCTTCGAGCCTTATGCTAAAAAaacttttcaataatttttaaaatttttcatccCTGCAAGGGCATCAATTTTTTATGGTggttcaaacaaaaataaatttgtttatatcATTCTTTGTGATAACGTTTTTAGGCATAATCCTTGAAAATAACTAGACACGAGGAGTAAAGAAAATCGGTGGAAGCTAAGCAATAACACAAGAGTAAGGAATAAGagcaaacaaaataattaaatgaaaaaaaataatgaaaataggGTTTGGAATGAGGAAACATTCGATTCAATGTCAATGCTAAGGATTAAGGGGAGCCTAAACTCAATTTTGGGTTTCAAGATTGTCATCACCAATTTGGTGGTCTAACAAGCCACTTTCGTGTTCCAATGCTATGTCGATCGAATTGAAAGATGGTGATTGTCCCACTTTTGTGACGCTACCAATCCCCATAATAAATCTCTAACAATCTAGACCTCTAAAATTATCCACTTTCATGACGGAATCTAAGAGCATTGATGTGGGTCTAGTGAAATATTAACGGTTGTGAAACGGGTCAAGAAGAAGATCCCCTGCCCATTGGTTGTCAAATCCCTACTAATTAAAAGTGTGTTGGGCAATGTAGAGCTCAACATCTCAACACAAGAACACAAGATTATCTCACAATAAAAGGAACCCTGGATTGAATTTTACCTCGCTTATGCAATAGatatcaaataggcattaaGAATCTCATGTAAACCTCGATCCAATTAAACCCAAAACAAAACTACTCACACATAAGAAACATAAATATAAGGAAAGCACAAACAAATAGCACAACCATTGCAAAATAAAGAGACAAAAGGAAATAAAGCTTATCTATTTAAATAGATAATCAAGTCTTGAAGTACAAGTGTAGAACCTTCAATACATGCTTCAAATATGTTAAAGAACCTAAATCatatctaagcctaatctaacctaaaaatatgaaaggaaatgAAGGATAACAGCTATGGTTTGTCTAGAGGTCAGAATCAAGTAGAAATGGGTGACAACGAGCTTAAATAGATGAACATGGGGTATCGCACGGGCTGGGGCATGTGCGTGTCAACGCTTGTGCGCAAAGAGTGCAAAAAACGCCTTTGGAGAGCAATGGCACGTGCATGTAGGTGCCTATGTAGCGTTGACAAAAACACTTTCCTGCTACTTTTTACCATTTTAACGTCTGAAAATAATCGAAGTGTGTTGctcgtttgttgttcttgtttgccACTTTTTGTTTGAATGCTCAAACTCAAAAGTGGTAATCTATTTTATCCTGGGAGACTGACGCGCGCTAGTatgctacaacgctcctagcaccctcGGGAGGTAGCCAATCGATTTTAAGGAAAGTGTTAGTACACACGACTCATATTTAATTTCCTCTTTATTCTCTACTGGATTTacaatatcaaattataaaacCATTTCTCGTGTATTTATTTTTGTAGGAATAAGGGTCCCATCCAACTATACATCAAAAtgcaaataggtcatcaaactaaaaataaaaataaaaaaaatcgacaaTTAGGTCCCTAAACAACGTAAATTCATGCAATTTTAccaaaaatgacttgtttacctTTTGATATGCTAACATGTCGcttacataatttaaaaatatttttcttttattttaataattttaaataaacaaaattattttaaaattaaaaaaatgccaGCTGGTCTCAGActggatttttattttaaatttttaatatttattttgttaaaaattattaaaataaaatttgcgtTTATTTGAACGTTATTACTTAATTGTTCAAGATGAATCCTTTGATAGATTATTTTAACCCTATTTAGAAATTAACTCTCATTTTGACAACTTGCCTTTTTCCCTTCAACAAATTAAGGAGGGTTTCCCAACCCAATAAATGGTGTCGACCAAACAACTACATTAATTAACTTCTTGACCTTCCAATAAGGTAAAAACTTTTCAAGTAAATTAAGATTGCtcaactattttttaaaaattactaattctttttctaaaaaataaaattggttactttattaaactaataaaagaggattgtcaaaaaaaaaaaaaaaactaataaaagaaaaagtacaTTAAGGGAAGAGTAGGATAAATTAAAGCAAACCCTACAAACTATTGGGGAAACTAATGTGAGAAACCCCTTTTCTTTGAACAAGAAGTACTTGAAAACATCATATCTAACTACGTATGAAGCAAAGGAGAGGATGAACCACTTGGCGACGGCAACGACGACATCCCAAGTTGATGAGGACGAACGGGTCGGTgtataactcaatttttttttaacactacaaaaaagaaccaaaaaaaaaaagtatctttAAACATCATAAAAAACGTGACAATGATATTCTAACATTGATCGAATATAAAGAAATcaacttttttgttttcaaaaaagaaagaaagaaaaagaaatcaacTTTTTAATATAACGGAAAGAATATTCAAACAATCTTAAAACACCTCAAAAAACGTGACAACAATACTCATACATTGGTTGAATGtggataaattaattatttttaatgcgCTGGAAAGACTCATCAATAGAATTTTAAGACATCTCAAAAACCGTGCCAACGATACTCttgtgaaaaaaatattttttaaaattaatttttttttatataaatacaacgaaataaacaataaaagaatctaaaaagagttaatactcaatataatcttcgactataatgattttactcaatttagtatTAAGTGACTTTTTAAGcttaatttagtccttgacGGAATTTCTAATATAGgattaaattaagtaaaaccATTATAGTCGAAGattatattaagtattaattcaatctaaaataataaagaagttACAACGATAATCAAACATTGATTGAATATTGAATTAAgaaatcaattctttttttagtactactgactttgtcCTCCCATATGGAGAGTACAACAGAAAGAACAATAGAATAATGTTAACAAATCTTTAACAAAATAACAATGGTAATCTAACATTAATtgaatgtataaaaaaaaaaacttttttaagAGAAAGAACAAAATAATCTTAAAAAATCTCAAACAACGTGACCAAGATACATTAACATAGGATGAATGTGGGGAAATCAAGATGATTATTTAAAGTTGGATGAGTACAAAATGAGATGGCcgcagttattattattatttttttcctccaaagtatcaataaaataatttttttttttaaacgtaaattgggttttcaaaaaaaaaaaaaaaaaaacgtacaTTGTGTGCGGTACTAAAAGCGTTAAAGAACTTTTCTGATTATATAACTGAGGCCAATGATAGCCAGCTGTTTAAGTGTGCACTTGGACATCAATATAACGTAGACAGAGAACTAGAAATACGGGACACTAaacagagaaagagagagagagagagagggggacaGAGAGAGTATGGAAAGGGTGTTTTCTGTGGACGAAATCGCCGACCAGTTCTGGTCGCAGCCGCCGATTCTGCTCTCTCAGGCGGCGGAGCTCGACCTAGGTTCCTCCTCCGCTACTATGATGAATCGCAGCTCCTCCGAGTGGGCCTTCCAACGCTTTCTCCAGGAGGCCTCCGTCGTTGATCACAACTCTTCTCCACCACCTCCGCTTTCTTcttctgctgctgctgctgttgctgcTTCCTCTACCTCTATTTCGCAATCGGAGCAAGTTCCTCCGGACGAATTTCTCGAGATCAAGCAGCAGAGCCTCGCTCCCAATCGGAATTCGAGTTTCCGTCAGAATAACTTGGGAACGGCGACGGCGACGGCGACGAATAGTAAGAGTACTAGTAACAACGTGACTTCGTTCGGATCGACACATGCATCGGATATTCCGGATAATTCCGAGAAGTACCAGGCATTCCTCAAAAGCCGTCTCGATTTAGCTTGCGCCGCGGTAGCTTCCCGTGTATGTGTCAGTGTTTTTCTTTTcgtttttactttaattttttttttcttcttgcaaTTTTACATCTCCCAAACGAAAATGAACTTTTGGATTTTATTAATTGATGGTATGGATGATTATATTCTGCTATGATCTTAGTGAATCCTATTTTCCGCTGAGTAATAACTGGTCATTGAAATATCGTGGACTTTAGCGACTGTGTGTGTTTATATTGCTGTCTTATCTACTAGGCAAAGTACTTGAGGCCTCAAGATTCAACCCCCATGACGCCTGGTATGGGATCATCGGTCTCCAATACACTGCAACCAGAGTCACAGGTGCCTCCTAAAGGTTAGTATTGTTTGTCTTGATGGTGTATGACTCATTTCAGACTCCCACCACAAACTGAGTAGTGGTCTAGTATTAACCTATCCCTCGTGCAATGTCACATTCAATATTCAGCACTTAGAATGTTTGAGAACTTGCTGTATCTTGAATGGATTAATGTGTTGAGTGTTTTGCTTTTAATAACTATAGCACTTTCAGCTATCTTCTATATTCATATGCATATGTTcccaaaaatgtatttttgtatGTATGCTCTGAGCTGTTCTGGGAGTAGAAATGCAATACTAGTAAGGATTTAACAACAATAGTGCTGGAATAGTGGAATGTGAGACAAAGTGAAGAGGAAATTAGAAGGGAAGGGAAGGATTTCATTAGAAGTGAGGGAAAAACGACTGAGACTTGCTAGGCAAGTTTATCACAATTTTATGATGCATTAagacttgtaataaaatatatatatatatatatataaagaagcAAAAGAATCTTATTTGGATACAACTGTTTGTTTTTAAGGTGTTGGCACAACACAACCAACAATAACTGTGCTGATTAATCAAGATTAGTACACAATTAGGGAAGGTTATTGAATGCAAAGGAATGGGGGTGTTATCAAACTTAGATGAATCGTATACAGAGTAAATGCAGTGTGTAAATGCTTGTGTTTGTTCATGGGAAGTTGAAATTATTACTGGAGTAAATTATCTGATATTTATAtggtatttataaaaaaatattaattgtttgtaAGATTGATGCTTGAGCTTGCAAGTTGCTGCTTGTGGCTATGCAGCCCCTTTTCATTAACTGCTTGGGTGGTGCCATTCATACCTTTTCGTTGGGCACCTCCCTTTTGCTTGCTGGAGAAGATTTGGGCACCTGTGGTGAAATGGGTGTTGGCTATGTGGCGGTACCAATATTTCTAGGCTTCTAGCCAATTGGGCCTACAGTTTTTAACCCTCTGGACCAAGCCTATCCCATTGGGCCTGATCCATAACACCAACACCACTCCCTCACTTTCTTGTGTTGAAAGAATTATTAGTACAAGGAAAAAGAACTGGTTAAGGATATTCCAGTGTATAGGGATAATTATGGGACCATGATTTTTTCAAACAGAAACAATAGCCCTGCGAGGCAGTAACAGAAGGATTAAGAATCCTAAATTGAATTTCAAAACACCAACAACCACCTAATGCCAGCTATGCCTAGCACTAGTCCGCACAGCCTGAGCTATGGCTTTCCTAAGCCTAAATCAACTTTCCAAACAAAGTGttagcaatttttattttttttttgataaatgtGAACTTGTTTGAATTGAGTGGACCAATTGCTGATATAGCATTTATAAGTTCATTGTGTTGAGGGGTTCATTCATAAGTTCATTGAATGGCATGAATGTCTAGatgggtttttgttttttttgttttttttgttttttttttggaggtttccatcttcattttttcccttttgtcatccttttgtCCGTTAGCCCTTAATTAATCTAAAGGATTTTAAGCTCTAAAATGAGATGGGCATATTACTAATCAATTGGCTAGAACGATTTGTACATTTGTACAAGGCAAGTTGACAATTTCGTTTGGATTTATAATTATGTCTATTATTCACCTAATTTGGttgtataataaatttatacCCATGTAATTTATATCATTTctgaaaaaattattaacccacataattatgtaaattctatatatatatttttctcactaaaattttcattttcatatttttagattGACCCCACAAAAAAGTTCTGCTTTTGTTTTAGCAAATCTTTATTGGGGTCAATAAGTAATATTCGATAAATAAAACTACCAAATACaattaaataacaaacacaTGTAAGGGAAATTGTGTAGTCCACTGGAGTTGGTTGAACCTATTCCATAAATTACGTGTGTCCCTGATAGGTAGAACCTGGCATTGCTTAAGTGGCAAAGCAACACAAGATACACCAAGAGGCGTTGAATGTCATTAGTATAGAGAGATTGTGCCTTTTCCCACATTGATTAGATGTTTTGTACGCTTTGTATATGACATACAGTTTGAGATCAATAGATTGCCACAATCCCACAACATGTTGTGCAGAAGAGCATCAACCTTCTCCCATTCATCCTTTTTCTTAGTGATTTCATCTGCTTTCTTAGTCAAAAGGTTGGACACTAAATCATAATTTCATAGAAGCAGCTGAGGTTGCCTAATTTGCACATCCTGTTAacttcataattaataattaaacaattttagCAATGGACATGCATTATTGTAAGTGTTAGAATGCATTTAGTGCCAAGGATAAAACATGATTCCTGTTTTGTAATTCATTGTGAAAATTGATTGCCCTATTTATTCTTACTGTATATGTAGGATCTGAGCATGATTCACTGAAGGGGCAAGAGGAGGGTGGAGCACCAACTGGCATACCCTCCTTGCCTGCAGTGCAGAAGAAATCTAGTGGACAGGTTCGGTCAACAAGTAGCGGCTCAGAACAGTCAGATGATGATGAAGCTGAAGGGGAAGGTGAAGCTGAAACAAATCAGAAGATGGATCCAGCAGATGCAAAACGCGTAAGGAGGTTAGGACTTTTACAATATTGCCATATTGGTACTTTTCAGATTAGCTTATTAAATACTAGAAATAAAGGAACAGAAAGGAATGTGAGCACTCATGTGTGACTATAGGCATTTTTCATACATCTAACATTAGTAGTTGAATTTCTAAATATCATATCCTAGTTAACCttatttaatgcattaagtaGTTGTTCACTTAAGCTAGTGGACCTGTATTTCTCTGCCTTCTGCTATGGTTTTCCTAAACTGTATGCTATCTATCTAGTTTGACTTATCAATTCAACTACTTTAACATGGTAATTTATTGAGTTCCCCTGCTATAGTATGGCCTTAGGTACAATGCAATAACATCAATGCAGTAAacattattctattgtttaaaatGCTTTCTGAAGAAGAAAATCTCATGTATGCATGGTGATGTTTCCTAGTGGtcttttctttgaattttttgttgttgcatACTTTGTAGGAAAAAAGAAACATATTGTGCTCTAGTTTTTACAAGAGTGATCTAAATCTAATTCTGGGCAATGAAGCTTGAATGCTAGTGTCTAGAAACTAGCATGCTGTAAAGTCTAGACGTTTATTGAAGCCCACTAGGTCAATTTTGAGGTCACAAAGAGGTTAGAGATTTAATCTCAGAAAGGGAGTGTAAATAACAGTTAACTCTGGATGGAAAGAAATCCAGTTTTATTTGCTTCAAAATAGAAAGGAGAAGGGGGGACTAAAAGTAAAGGTAAGGTTCATTGTTTCATTTATTGTGCACCCAGGAAATTGCTATTATTGGAAAAGAATCCTTGTCTGGAGTGCTTTGCATGGTATGAGATGTGTTTACTTCACCAAATCAGCAAATCGACAATGTTGCTGTATACAATCACATGTTAttgttgattttattaattcattattttaGCATCTGAAAGATGAATGTTATTATCTGCTCACTCGAATTTATTAAATGTAACTCTTATGAATCTTTTGAGTTCACCAGAATGTTATCCAATAGAGAATCAGCTAGACGTTCTAGGAGAAGAAAGCAGGCCCATCTGACAGAACTAGATACACAGGTGTCTTTCTTTAATCCATGTAGCATTTTACCTATCAAGTCTTATTCATGATTTTCTTAACAACTTTATCTCATGGTTTTCTCTAGGTCTCTcagttgaaaattgaaaactcCTCATTACTGAAGCGCTTGACAGACATAAGCCAAAAATTCAATGAGGCTGCAGTTGACAATAGAGTCTTGAAAGCTGATGTTGAGACACTGAGAGCAAAGGTAACTGGTTAATTGGGGTATTACTagtttatacggagtattaaatataattggAAATTAGAATATTGTAAGTGTGATTCTTTCCTTATTCAGTTTGGGAGAAGGTAAGATGAAATACCTTTCTGTTGGATGAAGTCATGGAACAGACTTTTCTTGACAGTTTGATGGTATAGTGCTGAAGTAGAACCTTCTCagagcatggttgaaaaaatcgctaggcctTCCTTGGgtgcccgtgtatttttttttttaaattgttttaaattttttaattatttttaagacttgataattataaactatttaatacggagtactttaatagctaatactaaaatattaaatattaacctaaaaaagaTCTAGAGTTTAAATAAattagggttatttcactctatgatgttgttttgaatgaaataacccattaaaaaaatgaGAAGAGTAGCTAATTGACCAACTAGGTGGCCTAGTTGGTGCCTAGGCGGCCGGCTGCCTAGATCACTGATTATGTTGATATGCTAGGTGGCCGgccggcgcctaggcgggatatTTGCAACACTGTCGCAGAGTGAGCTACAAAATAGTAGCTGCTAGAGGGACTATATTTTGAGGGCCATATTGATGAGACCTAGGTTTACTGCATCGGAAGgggaaaatgtaattttctgaaAAGTTTTGGGGACTATGACCCTCTGGTTCTGTTGCTGCTCTACTTAGCACATGATAATGTAGTGCCTTTGCTTAATAAGTCACTGTCTAGAGTGGGAATAGAAATATGTTGCTGTTGGTTTTTACATTTCTCCTTGTCAGCAAAAGTGGAGCTGACAACAAAAATTTGTAAGAGAATGATAAAAGGAGTGGACAGAAATTATCATTAATATCTTTACCCCCTGGCATTACTGTTTTGTTTTGTGATGACAAAAATATAAACGCACTCTTCTGCTTGCAGGTTAAGATGGCTGAAGAAACAGTTAAAAGCGTTACAGGTTTGAGTCCACTGTTTCAAGCTATGGCTGACATATCCACAATGGGCATGCAATCCTTTGCTGGCAATCCAACTGACAGATCAATTGGTGCTGCTCTCCCTGTTCAAAATGACCCCAATCATCATAGCTATTATCAATCTCCTTCAGGTGTTCACTTTCAGCCCCATGATCCCATAATCCAGAACGGCCTGGTAGACATTCCACCAATGGATAATGTGCTGCAGGTCCCAGCTACAGCAACAGTTGGGGCTAATGGAATAGGGAGAGCAACTGCAGTACCACCCGCAACAGTTGGGGCTAGCGGGTTAGGGAGAGCAACTGCTGTACCACCAGCAACAGTTATGGCGAGCGGGATAGGGAGAGCAACTGCAGTACCACCGGCAACAGTTATGGCTAGCGGGATAGGGAGAGCAACTGCAGTACCACCAGCAACAGTTGGGGCTAGCGGGATCGGGAGAGCAACTGCAGTATCACCAGCAACAGTTGGGGGTAGCGGGATCGGGAGAGCAACTGCGGGATCACCAGCAACAGGCGGGGCTAGCGGAATAGGGGGAGCAACTGCGGGATCAACACATCCAGTGGTGAGCATGGAACATTTCCAGAAGCACTAGCAGGGGTGTCTGGTGGAACTCTGGGTGGGGGGAAATGATGCATAGAAACTGACCACCTAATTGACGATTTTGTCAAAAGAGATTGGATTAATAATGTAGTTATGTGTTTACATGGCTAATGTAAAATGCATTTTCTCTATGCCACCTCTATTTTGCTTATGTTATGTGATACAACCGTGAACCTTGGATGGTGTTGGTTCTctgcaatcattataccatggtcCGCCTAGTAAGGTGGACCACTgtcataacatatatttttaatatactaaatatacattatttgtgtattaaagtttattatttgatattttcaaaaaaaaattattatttgaaagtatattatttgaattatcaaataatgaacttttatttcaccaaaaaaaaataatgaacttttaatacacaaataatatacttttaatatattaaaaatgtattatatatttatatcaatGATTTATAGTATAACTTGCCAGTTCTATGTACCCtcaattgttatacagtggaccatggtccaaaaatgacattttttttaaataaagaaacaacaatggttatatttaacaaaattttatatttgtgatgtgttcaaaataaaatgaaattacagtgtatTTAAATGAGACTGATaatatgtctcacatattgagtatatattatcaaatgaaactttagttgaattgaaatgatactttagttgtgctgaaatgaaattacaatacgtataaaatgaaactgaataacatgtctcacatgagtgtatattgtcaaatgaaactgtagttaaattgaaatgatattttagttgtgtCGAAATGAAACTAcgatatgtataaaatgaaactgaataacacgtctcacatattgagtatatattgtcaaatgaaactgtaattatatcaaaatgatactttagttgtactataatgaaactataatgtatagtatataaaatgaaactaaatgacagtttcaaatatttgagtgtatattgtccaatgaaatcgtattgaattagaattatattttaGTGATGTTGTAATAAGATGcagtaaaataaaattcaataacagGTCTCATAAATTAAGTGTATAGTGTCAAATtaaactgtagttgaaacttgaaaCAAAATGATACTTCAATTGTGACGAAATAAAACTACaatgcatataaaatgaaactgaatacgTCATATTAACAGAAGTAATTAGATGAAATCGGTGccatttcttttaataaaaagaaacaacACCATTTTGAATCGTGGATATGTACACTGTAAAATTTGCCATGCCCCCTTGGCACCTTCGAGGCAAGTTCCTAAAGGAAATGGGGTTAAATTACTGAGCTCAGACGAAAGAGACTGAGAAAGTGGACACTCAGATCGTTATCAAAAAATGGTTATGAAAGGGAATATGACGGCAACGATAGTACGGTG from Ipomoea triloba cultivar NCNSP0323 chromosome 12, ASM357664v1 encodes the following:
- the LOC115998973 gene encoding light-inducible protein CPRF2-like, giving the protein MERVFSVDEIADQFWSQPPILLSQAAELDLGSSSATMMNRSSSEWAFQRFLQEASVVDHNSSPPPPLSSSAAAAVAASSTSISQSEQVPPDEFLEIKQQSLAPNRNSSFRQNNLGTATATATNSKSTSNNVTSFGSTHASDIPDNSEKYQAFLKSRLDLACAAVASRAKYLRPQDSTPMTPGMGSSVSNTLQPESQVPPKGSEHDSLKGQEEGGAPTGIPSLPAVQKKSSGQVRSTSSGSEQSDDDEAEGEGEAETNQKMDPADAKRVRRMLSNRESARRSRRRKQAHLTELDTQVSQLKIENSSLLKRLTDISQKFNEAAVDNRVLKADVETLRAKVKMAEETVKSVTGLSPLFQAMADISTMGMQSFAGNPTDRSIGAALPVQNDPNHHSYYQSPSGVHFQPHDPIIQNGLVDIPPMDNVLQVPATATVGANGIGRATAVPPATVGASGLGRATAVPPATVMASGIGRATAVPPATVMASGIGRATAVPPATVGASGIGRATAVSPATVGGSGIGRATAGSPATGGASGIGGATAGSTHPVVSMEHFQKH